Proteins from a genomic interval of Verrucomicrobiia bacterium:
- a CDS encoding DNA-deoxyinosine glycosylase: MRLTGLPPLTPERPRLLLLGTFPGVLSLQKREYYGNPMNGFWKILCGALGVSEVPAAYAEKKRMLRRHGIALWDVFGSCERKGSGDHMIRNFCVSDVPGFLKKHPSIRKVILESRTAEKIWKSHFEKHTSVPGVYVPSPSSRARLPLPEKIKWWKRALENGK; this comes from the coding sequence ATGCGTCTCACCGGCCTGCCGCCGCTCACTCCTGAGCGTCCCCGGCTGCTGCTCCTCGGAACCTTTCCCGGCGTGCTCTCGCTCCAGAAGCGGGAATATTACGGAAACCCGATGAACGGCTTTTGGAAAATCCTGTGCGGCGCGCTCGGCGTTTCCGAGGTGCCTGCCGCTTACGCGGAAAAAAAGCGGATGCTCCGCCGGCACGGCATTGCCTTGTGGGATGTTTTCGGCTCGTGCGAGCGAAAAGGTTCCGGCGATCACATGATCCGGAATTTCTGCGTGAGCGATGTGCCGGGATTTTTAAAAAAACATCCGTCCATCCGGAAAGTGATTCTCGAAAGCCGCACCGCGGAGAAAATCTGGAAAAGCCATTTCGAAAAGCACACGTCCGTTCCCGGCGTTTATGTGCCTTCGCCGAGCAGCCGCGCGCGGCTTCCGCTGCCGGAAAAAATCAAGTGGTGGAAAAGGGCTTTGGAGAACGGCAAATAA
- a CDS encoding alpha/beta fold hydrolase — MKKSFYLVVFLAALNAAAASVPAHFRPAWWSLGAHPQTIWAFLLRPYPDVPVHREQLAAPDGDFFDVDWMPGEAGAPVVIMVHGLGSSSESKNMRTLMKAVHDKGWQGAALNWRGALSPNKAPIMDNSGRTEDLAQLVREVLSRYQAKEIYLVGYSAGGNKVLKYLGENPQAVPPEVKKAVAVSAPYDLEKSVDNLDKGLDKVLYTKRLLKALKARAAAKEKQFPGLIPVEKAEKAGTFREYDRLVTAPLAGFMDEKEYYTAASCGNYLEKIDRPALLVHARNDPFLHGGQLPLEKIKNSAFLHLMMTPDGGHLGFVTGFVPFRTGNWLEKTIVEFLGTDA; from the coding sequence GTGAAAAAGTCCTTTTACCTTGTCGTATTCCTGGCGGCCCTCAATGCCGCGGCCGCTTCCGTGCCCGCGCATTTCCGGCCGGCCTGGTGGAGTCTCGGCGCGCATCCCCAGACGATCTGGGCCTTTCTTCTGCGTCCCTATCCCGACGTCCCTGTCCATCGTGAGCAGCTCGCGGCGCCGGACGGCGATTTCTTCGACGTGGATTGGATGCCGGGAGAAGCCGGCGCGCCGGTGGTGATTATGGTGCATGGCCTTGGAAGCTCGTCCGAATCCAAGAACATGCGCACGCTCATGAAGGCGGTGCACGACAAGGGATGGCAGGGCGCGGCCTTGAACTGGCGCGGCGCGCTCAGCCCGAACAAGGCGCCGATAATGGATAATTCCGGGCGCACCGAAGATCTTGCCCAGCTCGTGCGGGAGGTCTTGTCGCGTTACCAGGCCAAGGAAATTTACCTGGTCGGCTACTCGGCCGGCGGCAACAAAGTCCTCAAATACCTCGGCGAGAATCCCCAGGCCGTTCCGCCCGAAGTCAAAAAAGCCGTGGCGGTTTCCGCGCCCTACGACCTGGAAAAATCCGTGGATAATCTGGACAAAGGCCTGGATAAAGTGCTGTACACCAAGCGCCTTCTCAAGGCGCTCAAAGCGCGAGCCGCGGCGAAAGAAAAACAATTTCCCGGGCTGATTCCCGTGGAGAAGGCGGAGAAAGCCGGGACGTTCCGCGAATACGACCGCCTGGTCACCGCGCCTCTGGCCGGCTTCATGGACGAAAAAGAATATTACACGGCCGCAAGCTGCGGGAATTATCTCGAAAAGATCGACAGGCCCGCGCTCCTCGTGCACGCGCGCAACGATCCTTTTCTGCACGGCGGCCAGCTGCCCCTGGAAAAAATCAAAAATTCCGCGTTCCTTCACCTCATGATGACGCCCGACGGCGGCCATCTGGGTTTCGTCACGGGGTTTGTCCCGTTCCGGACCGGGAACTGGCTGGAAAAAACTATCGTCGAATTTCTGGGTACCGATGCCTGA
- a CDS encoding aminotransferase class I/II-fold pyridoxal phosphate-dependent enzyme, producing MPEISSRTQAFTESVIRRMTRVAHQTGAVNLSQGFPDFDPPAKLLEALKNIALKGPHQYAVTWGAQNFRAALARKQSRFMGIPIDPDANIVVTCGSTEAMMAAMMSVTNPGDKVIVFSPFYENYAADAILTGAVPIYVPLEPPSFEINRKALRAAFEQRPKALVLCNPGNPTGKVFTRGELLEIAALAEEFDVFVLTDEVYEHIVYAPHRHTYFASLPGMFERTVSCSSLSKTYSITGWRLGYIIAPPKVVDAARKVHDFLTVGAAAPLQEAAVTALEFPDSYYLELQAHYTKSRDLFLGLLAGTGLKYTVPQGAYYVMVDVSEFKPQSDVEFCEWLARDVGVAAVPGSSFFREDVRHFIRFHFAKKEETLREAGKRLSFLRERAWRRA from the coding sequence ATGCCTGAGATCAGCAGCCGCACGCAGGCCTTTACCGAGTCCGTCATCCGCCGCATGACGCGCGTCGCGCATCAGACCGGCGCCGTGAACCTGTCGCAGGGATTTCCGGATTTCGATCCGCCGGCCAAACTCCTGGAAGCGCTGAAAAACATTGCGCTGAAAGGCCCGCACCAGTATGCCGTGACCTGGGGCGCGCAGAATTTCCGCGCGGCGCTGGCCAGGAAGCAGAGCCGCTTCATGGGCATTCCCATCGATCCGGACGCGAACATCGTCGTGACCTGCGGCAGCACCGAAGCCATGATGGCGGCCATGATGTCCGTCACCAATCCCGGCGACAAGGTGATCGTGTTCTCGCCTTTCTACGAAAATTACGCGGCCGACGCGATCCTGACGGGCGCGGTCCCGATCTACGTGCCGCTCGAGCCGCCGTCTTTCGAGATCAACCGCAAGGCGCTGCGCGCGGCGTTCGAGCAAAGGCCCAAGGCGCTTGTCCTTTGTAATCCCGGCAATCCCACGGGCAAGGTGTTCACGCGCGGCGAGCTGCTGGAGATCGCCGCGCTCGCGGAAGAATTCGACGTGTTCGTCCTGACCGACGAAGTCTACGAGCACATTGTCTACGCGCCGCACCGCCATACTTATTTTGCGTCGCTTCCCGGCATGTTCGAGCGCACCGTGTCGTGCAGCTCGCTTTCGAAAACGTATTCCATCACGGGCTGGCGGCTCGGCTACATCATCGCGCCGCCTAAAGTCGTGGACGCGGCGCGCAAGGTGCATGATTTCCTGACCGTGGGCGCGGCCGCGCCGCTGCAGGAAGCCGCGGTCACGGCGCTGGAGTTTCCGGATTCGTATTATCTGGAGCTGCAGGCGCATTACACGAAAAGCCGGGACCTGTTCCTCGGGCTGCTGGCCGGCACGGGCCTCAAATATACGGTGCCGCAGGGCGCTTATTACGTGATGGTGGACGTCAGTGAATTTAAGCCGCAAAGCGACGTCGAATTCTGCGAATGGCTGGCCCGCGACGTGGGGGTCGCGGCCGTGCCGGGATCGAGTTTTTTTCGAGAAGACGTGCGCCATTTCATCCGTTTCCATTTCGCGAAAAAAGAAGAAACGCTGCGCGAGGCGGGAAAACGCCTGTCGTTTTTGCGCGAACGCGCGTGGAGGCGCGCATGA